The genomic region CCATTAGATAATAGTTTAGAATCCTTTAAATGCAATTAGATCTACTTCTGTAATTTCTTGATCTGCATTGATCAGCAAGTATTTTCATTTAGAGATTCCGGTAAACTCTTTGTTTCCTTTCATGTGTCCAACCAATTATTATTGGATTATTCACCATGGCAACCAATGAAATGTTTCTTAGTTAGTTTGGCTTGTTTtcagaattcacagcctgctagcttgtgaaaaacaaaatgcctccagctgtccatcactactgtaaatataaagagtggttatagagggtgcaaccgGTAAGCAccttaggagtaaatgtcagttggcttttcagagccgagcattcagaggtcgagagagagagaggtcgagagagaaagaggtcgagagagatagagaggtcgagagagagagagaggtcgagagagagagaggtcgaaagagagagaggtcgaggaagagagagaggtcgaggaagagagagaggtcgaggaagagagagaggattgaaacacacacagtaaaacgtGTAAATGAGTTCTGAGAGCCGATCTGTTATCCAACGATTAGTTTAATATTAAAAactgtcaaatgcttctcaaagatgccctgtggtggtcaaactagcactaactagcattaatgcaACAATGGTTGACATTTAAATAACgtaccatagaattctgcggcaaaattcaaaccagcaaccttgtGTTATGCCTTCCATTCAACCCCAACTTATCCCCTAGCAAATGTATTTAACTCGCACTGGGCACTGTAAGCTCTGCCCACTGACCATTGAGCTTTATTTGAACCAATCACATTCATTATGTCCTTGAGGCAGAGCTGCCCTCAGGGCAAGATTGAATATGGAAAACTGTCCCTAACCAATCTGGATTGTTGTTTGAGGTTCAGGCTAAATCTCTATCACCTGTTCACATTCTTTTCACCAACCCTTTGTCCATCTGTTGGTGAATAAGAGAAAAAGCATTTAGCAATTCAATAAACCAATGATCAATCCACAAACAACATGGAAGCTATCAAAAAACAAAGAAGATGAAGATGAAGGCActtaaaatgcctttattgtgGTCGTACGTTCAATGAAACAACATACAAAAAAATGAATGTAAAAAAGAAACAAGAAAACAATGGAACATATTATCTACAATATTGTATGTATACTGCATAACTTTGCTCTTCAATAAAacatatttgttcattgaacAATATATTATAGAATGGGTTTCCAGATGGTGATGTCATACATGACCGATGACATCACAATGGTCTTAAAGCCAATTTGAACAATGGCTTAATGTGGATATGTATCAGTCTTCATTGGTTATTGACATGGCTTGTTTCTGCTGGTGCAAAAAGGTATGAAATCAGGTCATTTAATCGATTAACAACTACTTAAATTCTGGAGTAGTATCTTAGACTTAGTGGGAAGAATAAAAGTACATTCTGATTGACAAATGCATAAAAAGTGTACATGAAATGTACATGAAGTTCGGCTGTTGCAAATGCCACTCAATGTAACCTGTCTATACTGTGTTATTTGAGGTTTAGGATAGATAGCTAAGTTACTCTCGGTTAGGCCTACCTTTTCCTATTCCGATGACCTCCTCTTCCATTTGCTGGGGATCAGGGAAAAGGGTATTTATTCAGCACTATCACATTTTCTTGTCAACAGAAAAAACGTCAGAAAGCAAATTCAGTTGATGTAGAGCAGAAGACAAGAAAGAAGAATGAGAGTGGcacttcatccccctctccaatTCCATCTGACTGTTCTGAACGGAATGCCTCCATCACCTCTGACCCTTCACCCTCTGAccaactctcctccctccatccaccttCCTCTCCTGTTAAATGTTCCTCTCAGCCTTGCTCTCCTGCTAAACGGTCCTCTGTACCCCGGTCACCTGCCAAACACCCTTCCCCAGTGAAATCCTCTCCAGTGGTGTCCCGCCCTAGTTCTCCCTCTCCTACCAACCCTCTGGACTGTCATGGAGACACCAGCCATGAGGGCACAACAGTCAGGTAATTCAAACAAAAAGTACAGTGCCATCCTAGAGTCTCTTTAGAGAGTTAGGTTTAGAGCTACAATACCAGGGCCAGTGTTTATTAAGAGAATgagtgctaatctaggatcaggtcctctctgtccataataatctgatttattatgatctaaaaggcacaactgatcctagatcagactCCTCACTCTGAGAAACTTGATAAACACAGTCCCAGAAAGTTATTTTTCTCAAACTGTAGTTTTAGACTCTTCTATCCACATCTAGTGGATAAAGAGAGTACTAACCTATTGCTCTGGTCTACTTGGTACACTGCATTTATATGGACAGCAATACATGCATAACTACTCAGACTGTgtttatagtacagtatagtatttaATAGAGAGACTGTGTAGAGTGATACAATCTCTGTTTTGGAGGCTTTAGACctgtttctctccttcctccagacCTCTGTCTCTTCAGGACCACTCTAGCCCAAGGCCCCAGAGGCCAGTCTCAGCCACCAGAAGCATGACTCTTCCCAGGGCCAGCTCAGCCACCAGAGGGTCAGAAGAGACCCAGGGGGCCAGAGGAGAACGGGGGGCACTGGTCAACATGGAACTTCTTGGGTAAACCACAACACACCGCAAATGCATTGAATATAAGTTCTTTATTGTTTAGAGATCAATGTCTTATATACTATGGGGATAGGGTTTACTATCAAGCATGTCagttttattatatatttataaaCCCATGAATTATAACAATCTTGATCTAAAGGACATCCACTTCTTTGTGTACTCACATAATTACTTATCATTTATCCAcgaccaagatggctgccattaTGATCACTTTATAGACTTATGAAGGTTTATGACATAGGCTACTCTATGTGTCTAGGATATTGTATCTCTATGTGTGTACTGATGGCTGCTTCTTCTTCACAGGTTGCCTAACATTGGTAACACTTGCTTCCTTAACGCCACCCTGCAGTGTCTCCTGGTCCTGCCTTCCTTCTCAAAGGAAATCCTGCACCAGGAACAACTCTGgagctcctcccccttctccaacCTGCTCAGGTAAGGGAAGGATCAAAAGCAGACACTCCCCCACACACCCATTATTTGTGGTCATGAATTTGCATGCGACTTCTATACAAAGTGTTtgtcgtagcaggttaggagagcatttttgcTAAATCTAACACTTTTCCTTACCTTAACCCCTTCATATTTTGCTGTGTatgtattttttgtttattttccagTATATCTTAGGAGAATAAacaacacatttttgttgttttgatcaTTGTCCGTCCTCAAAGGTGAAATTGCATTGAATTGAATGAATAATTTCTAATGATGAGGTGCCGTTAGATAAAACATATTTGGATATACTCATCTGCCTCTTTAGGCGTAAGCCAGTAGGTTGACACCATCCAGTCAGCTGCTAATTTACCCTCTGTCTCCCCTACAGGTGTCTGTCTGATGTGTACCGTTCGAGTCTACCTGACAGTGGTGCAAACCAGACCTCAAAAGCAGACCTCATGTGGAAGGTCAAGTACTCCTTGTCGGGATATGATTTGAAATATCTGGGGGACACGCAACAGGTAACTGAGGCACTACTCTCTTGAGTACAAGAGCTCTTTTTGCAAGGGTTCAATTTATCTTCTTCATTTGCTTTTATCTTGGTatgtttctttctctcctcatCATAGGATGCACACGAGTTACTTGTGAACATGCTGTGTCAGCTGAAGGAAGAGGGCATGATATTGAAGACACTCGGGGTGAGCTATACCTGCCCTGTTTCCCAGCTGGAGTTCCAGCTTGTGTCGGTGCGCACATGTACCTGGTAAGAGCTCCCATTGGTTGTAATGTATCTACTGAGAACATGATCTTTCTACAAATAATATTTCAAAACACATGGCATAACAGAAACATTGTAGACACCTGAAACAGAAACAGACTTGAAGCATTTTTCTTCTCTTTGTCCTGCTTCTGAAGCTGTGGGCGCGAGTCGTCCACCAGAGAGGACTACAACCACCTCTCATTGGACTTCAGTCCTGAGCGCACCTTGCTGAGCAGCCTAGCACTCACTTTCAAAGTCAGCACTTAGGGCTCAGACCTGCATGTAGAGACTAACACCCAGGGCAAGCTGCCCACTGCCTCAGAATACGCTATCTTATTATTGTAGTGGTATCATTCATTTTGTAATGCTTTTGTTTCTAACCCAGGGTGAAAAGGTTGAATTCAAATGTGAGGACTGTAAAGGACTCCACGCCACAAAGGTGGAGCGTTTCCACACACTGCCTCTGTGAGTTGTCCCTTTATAACCTCTCATAGGACTAGCAGTGTTTAATGAAATGAGTGGTCATTGTGTCCTGAGCCTTTAGGAGTAGTTACATTCCTGAGCAGGTTGTAGGACTTATTGATGAGCACCACCCAACACATTTCACTCATCTGTTATTTTGCTGACTGGTTTCATTGTCTGTCTgttcatctctcttcctctctgtctctgggcaGTGTGCTGGTTCTGCATCTGAAGAGGTTTGGAGGACCTGGGGGGTTGGAGAAGATGGAGGCTCCTCTTTTGATTCCTTCGGAGCTTAGGCTCTCCACCCTCTGTGGGGACATGGTGCCACACCTGCACAGTGCCAGCCCACAGGCCCTCACCAACCAGGCCCCCAGCATCCAGGGGTCCATCCCCCAGACCCTCACCAGCCAAGTTTCCAGCCCAGCTGGAGAGGCCAAAGACAGCGCCCTCTACTGTTCAGGTAGGTCATGACACCATAACACTATTCTTGCTCCAACACAACACAAAGCAAACACTCCCAAAACGGTCCTGCTGACAGAGAAGCTGGAAGCTGCAATTTAAAATGTTTCTCAGACATCTTTAGTGATGTATTGGAGCTGTTTTAGTCCAGAGCATTTCAGACAAGTGACCACGTTTTCACAGCTCTTCATATGTATATTTGACCCCTCAGATTCAAATGACCAGGAACCAGGGAAAGTGCTGCTGACAGCCTCAGtggtgagaagagagagatagagtgaaaCTAGTGAAAAATAAGttatgacagaacactgagataGTTATGAGGAGAACTCGATGTAGTAGACCTCCTGTAGTAGACTagtactgtagtagactgtagacagtGTGGTGGACTGTAGAGGAAATGACAATCCTATGACCACATGTGTTTTCTTACAGAAGCAGCAGCCAGTGAAGTCAGTGAATGGATACTACCAGCTGACTGGTGTAGTCTCTCATTTGGGAGGCTCCGCAAACTCCGGTAAGTAAATaccttaaaacacacacatgcagatgcACAATACATATGACATCAGCTGAATTCCAAATCACTCCCTTCTCCTCAGCTCTTAATTTGCATGTTCACGTGTGCCTCTGCCGTATACACAAGCATCCCAAAGCTGAGGGAGTCAATATTATCGAGGGTGAaggccagggatcatcaactagattcagcctcgGGTTCATTTTATTTCTTAGCCAGATGGGCAGGGGTATGGAACAAAATTACAAATTATTTGTAGACCGCAAATTGACCataagaagcccaaacagatgtaatatttgactaatttcaaaccttgcttacatttgtgtaCAGTCACATATATCTCTTTAttgtgcgtgggaatactttgaaacagatttccaaaatgataatcacttggagctgatttgctgctgtttttacagtcttttaacaattacattttatttgttcaGAAAACATGGGGGACCAAATAAAATCACCCTTGGGCCAAATTTGTCCCGCGGGCCGCCatttggggaaccctggtgtaggGAATAATTAGACCCTCCAATAGCCACTTCGGCCAAGCGTGCAAGACTGCAGGCTTCAGAGTGAAGTGTCATCCCGACAAGCACTGCAATATGTTTAGAGTTTGCGCAGTTTAATTCAAAAGAATGGAGAGGCATGCCTAATTATATGTTACGTGTATTTGTTTAtctctgatttcaaaacttgacaCATGTAACAGATAAAATACATCCAAAATGAACTGTTTAACTGTTACAACACACTCTATTACCCACAATAGCCTGACCCTTGACCTCTAGTCTGTCTTCCTTGTTCCACAGGGCACTACATTAGTGACATCTTGAATGCCAGTGGAAAATGGTTCTGCTGTAACGACAGCCAGGTGTCAATGTCCAACGAAGCCActgtgctgaggaccagagccCGGAGTGCCTACATGCTCTTCTATATGTTCAGGTACTGCTTTCTCTCACCATCTATATTCTTGTGTTGCTATATATGTGTACGGTTCCTTTCACCCTACAGGGCAAGAGAGCGGGAGGCCCCAGCACACAGGGCCTAACAGGGCCACCTGCACCAGCCCCAGCCTAAACAGGGCAGCACCTGGACCAGCTTCCAAACACTCAGACATGCCTCAACAGGGGTAGTACCAGGCCCAGTCTCAAaacccccagcccagcctcaaTAGGGGCAGGACCTGGACTAGCCTCAACACACTCAGCCCAGCCTCAACACACTCAGCCCAGCCTCAAcacccccagcccagcctcaacACACTCACACCTGCCTCAACAGGGGCAGCACTGGGCCCAGCTTCAAcacccccagcccagcctcaacAGAGGCAGCACCTGGCCCAGCTTCAAcacccccagcccagcctcaacATGGGAAGAACCAGGCCCAGTCTCAACATGGGAAGAACCAGGCCCAGTCTCAACATGGACAGAACAAGACCCAGCCCCAACACCCTCAGACATGCCTCAATAGTGGTAGTACCAGGCCCAGCCTCAAAAACCCCAGCCCAGCCTCAATAGGGGCAGGACCTGGACCAGCCTCAACACACTCAGCTCATCCTCAAAATCCTCAGACCTGTCTCAACAGGGGCAGCACTGGGACCAACATCAACAACCCCGAGCCCAGCCTCAACAGGGGCAGCACTGGGCCCAGCTTCAAcacccccagcccagcctcaacATGGGAAGAACCAGGCCCagtctcaaaatggacagaacAAGACCCAGCCCCAACAACCTCATACCTGCCTCAACAGGTGCAGCACTCAGCCCAACTTCAATCATGCGGCTCAAGGGAGACTTGCTCTTCATCACTAGCATGAACATTCTTTCAGTAGCTCATGTCATAAATATCTGTCCTTGTTTTGAGTACCTCACCTAATGTATAAAGCTCATGTAAAAAAACATATAAAGTATACACTAAATGTAGTACACATGTAAATGTGGTGGATAGAGTGTGTGGTTATTTAGAGGGTATAACATCCCTTCTATTTGGTTTGGTTTAAAATCCTCCTGTTGTGAAATACACTGTGGTGTATAACTTCTTATTCAGCATGGTCAGACTGGATGACCTGCAATATTCAACATTGATCCAGGTCCCCAGCATGTCAGGAGATGACTTGTGCATGCCATGCAATTTTAATAAAGACAAACAAATTTAAGATAATTCAATTTAAGATGATTCTGTTAACCGTTGTAACCCTTTAACTCAGGAAGATTTATCATATGCTATTCTTCTTTACAATAAATATTGATATTTATACTTCTGTAACTTtcccactcatcattattcacaattcattcatgatAATCTTTAATCATggtattctattcttatttacaataaaagtgactccaaagtTACACAATacgttatttaccattaatttctattacatttacattttagtcatttagcagacttacaATTAGAGTATTCATcttaacatacagtgccttcagaatgtattcacaccccttgactttttccacgttttcttatgttacagactgaatttaacaTGCAGTATACATATTTTCTCTCTAACTcaactacacaaaataccccataacgaccaagttaaaacatatttttagaaatgtttgcaaatgtattgaaaattaaatataatatagaatttacataagaatttacacccctaagtcaatactttgtagaagcacatttggcagcgattacagctgtgacttttattgatcattgctagacaaccatttgcaggtcttgccatagtttttcaagtagatttaagtcaaactgtaacttgaccactcaggaacattcactgtcttcttggtaagcaactccagtgtatatttgtccttctgttttaggttattgtcttgcttaAAGgttaattaatctcccagtgtctggtggaaagcagccagtaccaggttttcctttaggattttgcctgtgtttagcttcattcataaaataaaaatCTTCTGAAAAACACCcctgtccttaacgattacaaacataccttgacatactgtatgatagTGAAACTCTTTATCAGTCAACCACAGTGGATTAGAAACACTGGCCACCAggtgactcccaccagtcttggtttgataatataatacatgatatgactcccaccagccttggtttgataatataatacatgatatgactcccacctgacttagtttataatataatacatgatatgactcccaccagacttagtttataatataatacatgatatgactcccaccagacttagtttataatataatacatgatatgactcacaccagtcatagtttgataatataatacatgatatgactcccaccagtcttagtttgataatataatacatgatatgactcccaccagacttagtttataatatattacatgatatgactcccaccagtcttagtttgataatataatacatgacatGACTctcaccagccttagtttgataatataatacatgatatgactctcaccagccttagtttgataatataatacatgatatgactcccaccagccttagtttataATAttctacatgatatgactcccaccagccttagtttgataaaatgctacatgatatgactcccataTGCCTTACTTtataatatactacatgatatgactcccaccagccttagtttgataatatactacatgatatgactcccaccagccttagtttgataatataatacatgatatgactcccatcAGCCTTagtttataatataatacatgatatgactcccaccagcgtTAGTGTGATAATATagtacatgatatgactcccaccagccttagtttgataatgtactacatgatatgactcccaccagccttagtttgataatatactacatgatatgactcccaccagccttagtttgataatataatacatgatatgactcccaccagccttagtttgataatataatacatgatatgactcccaccagtcttagtttgataatatactacatgatatgactcccaccagccttagtttgataatataatacatgatatgactcccaccagtcttagtttgataatatactacatgatatgactcctaccagccttagtttgataatataatacatgatatgactcccaccagtcttagtttgataatatactacatgatatgactcccaccagccttagtgtgataatatactacatgatatgactcccaccagccttagtttgataatatactacatgatatgactcccaccagccttagtttgataatataatacatgatatgactcccaccagtcttagtgtgataatataatacatgatatgactcccaccagtcttagtttatAATACAATACATGATATggctcccaccagtcttagtttgataatataatacatgatatgactcccaccagtctaagtttgataatataatacattatatgactcccaccagccttagtttgataatataatacatgatatgactcccaccagccttagtgtgataatataatacatgatatgactctcaccagccttagtttgataatataatacatgatatgactcccaccagccttagtttataATAttctacatgatatgactcccaccagccttagtttgataaaatgctacatgatatgactcccatcAGCCTTAGTTtataatatactacatgatatgactcccaccagccttagtttgataatatactacatgatatgactcccaccagccttagtttgataatataatacatgatatgactcccaccagtcttagtttgataatatactacatgatatgactcccaccagccttagtgtgATAATATACTACAcaatatgactcccaccagccttagtttgataatatactacatgatatgactcccaccagccttagtttgataatttaatacatgatatgactcccaccagccttagtttgataatatactacatgatatgactcccaccagccttagtttgataatatactacatgatatgactcccaccagccttagtttgataatataatacatgatatgactcccaccagtcttagtttgataatatactacatgatatgactcccaccagccttagtttgataatataatacatgatatgactcccaccagtcttagtttgataatatactacatgatatgactcccaccagccttagtttgataatataatacatgatatgactcccaccagtcttagtttgataatatactacatgatatgactcccaccagccttagtgtgataatatactacatgatatgactcccaccagccttagtttgataatatactacattatatgactcccaccacccttagtttgataatatactacatgatatgactcccaccacccttagtttgataatataatacatgatatgactcccaccagtcttagtttgataatataatacatgatatgactccgcCAGCTTTAgattgataatataatacatgatatgactcccaccagtcttagtttgatattataatacatgatatgactcccaccagtcttagtttgatatTATAATACATGacatgactcccaccagccttaatttgataatataatacatgatatgacttccaccagtcttagtttgataatataatacatgatatgactcccaccagtcttagtttgataatataatacatgatatgactcccaccagtcttagtgtgataatataatacatgatatgactcccaccagtcttagtttataatataatacatgatatgactcccaccagcgtTAGTGTGATAATATagtacatgatatgactcccaccagccttagtgtgataatatactacatggtatgactcccaccagcgttagtgtgataatataatacatgttatgactcccaccagccttagtttgataatataatacatgatatgactcccaccagtcttagtttgataatataatttatgatatgactcccaccagccttagtttgataatataatacatgatatgactcccaccagtcttagtttgataatattctacatgatatgactcccaccagtcatagtttgataatataatacatgatatgactcctgccagccttagtttgataatttaatacatgatatgactcccaccagccttagtttgatattataatacatgatatgactcccaccagtcttagtttgatatTATAATACATGacatgactcccaccagccttaatttgataatataatacattataTGACTCTATATCATATATGTGTGAATTTACAGGGTCACAATTTTGTATCTACTAAAGTAAATTGGTATCCTGTAAATTGACATATACACTACATATATCCTGACTGAGTTTACAGCACCACCAGCCTTCAGATGGAGAACACATTATGGATCTCACTCTGTGACTGGTGGTGTAGGGGGAAGTTGCCCTAGATAAtgatcttaggtcagttttgcatttccacCAAAAATGGTTAAGGATAGGATTGGGGGAGAGAAACCTGATCCTGGAACTGTAGCTAGGGGGAACTTCCCTACAGAGTGTGACCGGCCACCAACGGCCATATAGGGATCTTTCTATCTGTGCTGTCTGTGAAGAGTTACTCAGAATGAAAATGCAGAAGTTCTGAAAATATCTCCATAGTTTCAGTTTGAAAGAAGAATAAATTAGTTTCTCTAGAAAGAAGAGTTTAAAAAAACTTCACATGTTTTATTACAAAAAGTTCATATATCCATTCTGTTTTTTAGTACAACATAACATATACATACTGGTTACATCTAATGACACAACTCTCTCTGCACTGATTCCACTGTTCCACATGACATCTACCTACATGAACTATTATACAACTCTACAGCTCTACTCTATTCCACAGGAGGAGAGAAAGCATCACACAGATCCTTAGATACAGGGACAGAGTCAAAGGTGGATCTCTGGTGGATggagtactaactacaggtacagctgtagtgttggtgacagagacctgggtggatgtagtactaactacaggtacatctgtagtgttggtgacagagacctgggtggatgtagtactaactacaggtacagctgtagtgttggtgacagagacctgggtggatgtagttctaactacaggtacagctgtagtgttggtgacagagacctgggctCGATTTCCCAAAAGCATATTAAGGATACATGTATCTGAGAACAATAGGATCCTATGGTTGAAACGATGGACTTAgacttaagatgcttttgggaaaccaggccctggGCTGTAGAGCTCACAACCACCCCCACAGAGTCCTTCACTGagcccagacacacacccacGTTGCCTGCCCTGTCCACTACCAACAGTTCTACCTTCTTTGAACAGCAGGTGAAGCTGTAGTCCAACCTGGTCACATTCTTGGACCTGGGGCCCACTGCCCTTGAAGTGTTGAGGGTCCCCATGCCCTGGTATAGGCTGATGCAGATTATTCCTGTCCCTTTGACACAGTCGGTGAGGTTGGCAGAGAGCTGCCAGTTTGAGGAGCTGCATGCTACCGGGCAGTCAGAGGAGACCACTGAGGTATAATAACAACTGGAGACTGTGTCCCAGATGTTGTTTTCAAGGTAATCATGTTCGCATAATCAGATTCATGGGCGTCTATCTGGGTTGCATCAGGTTTACACAGCCAACATCACATGCTCACTAGCACTCAGTGGGTACAGGGAGCAGCGcgaggctctccagagggtggtacggtctgcccaacgcatttaTCGGGGGCACACTGCACAGCATTTCGCTACAATGACATCtggtaaatatgtgtatgtgtgtgaccaatacaatttgatttgatttgagcagcAACGAGATCATTACATCATCCGAAAACATGGCAGACATTGGatgaatataaaatgttttaaaaaaaatcagccTCAGCGACAACTATTTGAAGAATTTAATGGATTTTCTTGTGCACaaaggtgatgactaaagtgtcATATTAGGAATTTTGTAATCTGACTTTCCTATGTGGCCGTGTATGGGAAAATTGTTTTACTGGGCCGGGAGTCCGTTAAACTGCAGTACCTAAACAAAACTGTAGGAGCAATCGAACCCTGGCCCCTTGGAGGAGATGCCTGGTAGCCTGTTCTGGGGAGTGGTAAAATCTGTCAcctggagggaggaaggaagtgaagaaggggaggaagagggagagggtatAGATaaagcgagagagcaagagagcttAGTCAGATAACTGATGTAGCTGATAAGAACTGTGAGGGAGAGAGGCTGTGAGGGGCTGTGGatgtgagggagagaggatatGAAAAAAGGAGGCCattttagagttttgaaacaagACACTTCCTTTGCTGACAACGGACAgggttacagtacatctgttccaGACGGGGTGCTAGCGGGCGCCATGAGGCTCACCGTACCGTTGGCTGCACCGCCCCCGGTCACCATGGAGATGTTGGCAGGGAA from Salmo trutta chromosome 11, fSalTru1.1, whole genome shotgun sequence harbors:
- the LOC115202331 gene encoding ubiquitin carboxyl-terminal hydrolase 37-like produces the protein MWKVKYSLSGYDLKYLGDTQQDAHELLVNMLCQLKEEGMILKTLGVSYTCPVSQLEFQLVSVRTCTCCGRESSTREDYNHLSLDFSPERTLLSSLALTFKVST